Proteins encoded by one window of Azospirillum thiophilum:
- a CDS encoding class II aldolase/adducin family protein, which yields MTTATAAVPVSIPAPAMGHNSVVRPAHIGEEEWALRCQLADCYHLVDFMGWTETIFNHISARLPGPAHHYLVNPFGLNYTEVTPANLLKVGLDGEKLEPSPYDANPAGFALHSAIHEARDDIHCVIHTHTTEVSAIVQKKQAFSHNDFYGAQLYGRVGYHAFEGITLFADEKPRMLESLGNKHILVLRNHGIAVGESSIAKTFFLLWTVQRAAEIQTLADSMRGEDVELSTEVRQKCSDLTAMLIRDSGFAVKFFDAMVRKMRAARGPGW from the coding sequence ATGACGACCGCGACCGCCGCCGTTCCCGTTTCCATTCCCGCGCCCGCCATGGGGCACAACAGCGTCGTCCGGCCCGCCCATATCGGCGAGGAGGAATGGGCGCTGCGCTGCCAACTGGCCGACTGCTACCATCTCGTCGATTTCATGGGCTGGACCGAGACGATCTTCAACCACATCTCGGCCCGGCTGCCGGGGCCGGCGCATCACTATCTGGTCAACCCCTTCGGCCTGAACTACACCGAGGTGACGCCGGCCAACCTGCTGAAGGTCGGGCTGGACGGCGAGAAGCTGGAGCCGTCGCCCTATGACGCCAACCCGGCCGGCTTCGCCCTGCACAGCGCCATCCACGAGGCGCGCGACGACATCCACTGCGTCATCCACACCCACACCACCGAGGTGTCGGCCATCGTGCAGAAGAAGCAGGCCTTCTCGCACAACGACTTCTACGGCGCCCAGCTCTACGGCCGCGTCGGCTACCATGCCTTCGAGGGCATCACGCTGTTCGCCGACGAAAAGCCGCGCATGCTGGAGAGTCTGGGGAACAAGCATATCCTGGTGCTGCGCAACCATGGCATCGCGGTGGGGGAGTCCAGCATCGCCAAGACCTTCTTCCTGCTGTGGACGGTGCAGCGCGCCGCCGAGATCCAGACGCTGGCCGACAGCATGCGCGGCGAGGACGTCGAGCTGTCGACCGAGGTCCGGCAGAAATGCAGCGACCTGACCGCCATGCTGATCCGCGACAGCGGCTTCGCCGTGAAGTTCTTCGACGCCATGGTGCGCAAGATGCGGGCGGCGCGCGGGCCGGGCTGGTGA
- a CDS encoding ketopantoate reductase family protein, which translates to MTDPDWREHPDAGHGHWHVGIAGAGAIGTTLAVRIARAGHRVGVLARGTTLEVIRQDGLHLTDREGEHHVRVEAGPADGLGQPGLLFLCAKAQDLLPLVRSARPMIGPQTLVVPVVNGIPWWYFEGEGGRHQGRAVRSVDPDGELKGLVPLDRVIGAIAYITAERMAPGVARSFNPLKLILGEIDHRPSDRLARTAAMLSACGIQTQASGRVRDPLWTKVIANLSSNPLSVVSGATLQDIYGDPSLSQIARQMLSEALLTAAAYGARIELDPASLLAMGAGMGPVKTSMLQDFEKGLPLELSAICEAVIELAELQGLSMPLTRNIAILARFKSDSALRAAAGL; encoded by the coding sequence ATGACGGATCCCGACTGGCGCGAGCATCCGGATGCCGGGCACGGGCATTGGCATGTCGGGATCGCCGGGGCGGGCGCGATCGGCACCACGCTGGCGGTCCGCATCGCCCGCGCCGGCCACCGGGTCGGCGTGCTGGCGCGCGGGACGACGCTGGAGGTGATCCGGCAGGACGGGCTGCACCTGACCGACCGCGAGGGCGAGCATCATGTGCGGGTCGAGGCCGGACCGGCCGACGGGCTGGGGCAGCCCGGACTGCTGTTCCTCTGCGCCAAGGCGCAGGATCTGCTGCCGCTGGTGCGGTCGGCCCGGCCGATGATCGGGCCGCAGACGCTGGTCGTCCCGGTGGTGAACGGCATCCCCTGGTGGTATTTCGAGGGAGAGGGCGGGCGCCACCAGGGCCGCGCCGTCCGCTCGGTCGATCCCGACGGGGAATTGAAGGGTCTGGTGCCGCTCGACCGGGTGATCGGCGCCATCGCCTACATCACCGCCGAGCGCATGGCGCCGGGCGTCGCCCGCAGCTTCAACCCGCTGAAGCTGATCCTGGGCGAGATCGACCACCGTCCCAGCGACCGGCTGGCCCGCACCGCCGCCATGCTGAGCGCCTGCGGCATCCAGACCCAGGCCAGCGGGCGGGTGCGCGACCCGCTGTGGACCAAGGTGATCGCCAATCTTTCCTCCAACCCGCTGTCGGTGGTGTCGGGGGCGACGCTGCAGGACATCTACGGCGACCCGTCGCTGTCGCAGATCGCCCGGCAGATGCTGTCCGAAGCGCTGCTGACCGCCGCCGCCTACGGCGCGCGGATCGAGCTGGACCCGGCGTCCCTGCTGGCGATGGGGGCGGGGATGGGGCCGGTGAAGACCTCCATGCTCCAGGATTTCGAGAAGGGGCTGCCGCTGGAGCTGTCCGCGATCTGCGAGGCCGTCATCGAACTGGCCGAGCTGCAGGGGCTGTCCATGCCGCTGACCCGCAACATCGCCATCCTCGCCCGCTTCAAGAGCGACAGCGCGCTGCGCGCCGCCGCGGGCCTGTAA
- a CDS encoding ABC transporter ATP-binding protein, with protein sequence MSAPLLEVSDLCVSYGKIEALSNASLRVGAGQIVTVIGPNGAGKTTLLSAIMGVLPSRGRVSFLGHDGASPSIQDMVARGMSLVPEKRALFATMSVEDNLRLGGFRFHSRSRREQDAAMEELYVLFPRLKERRGQMAATLSGGERQMLALARALMGGPKLLMLDEPSLGLAPLIVREVFRIISELRRKGVSILLIEQNARAALRVADYAYVLELGRIAMEGPASELAHDPRVVAAYLGMAGKHQEMLAS encoded by the coding sequence ATGAGCGCGCCGCTGCTGGAGGTCTCGGACCTCTGCGTCTCCTACGGCAAGATCGAGGCACTGAGCAACGCCAGCCTGCGGGTGGGCGCGGGGCAGATCGTCACGGTGATCGGCCCGAACGGCGCCGGCAAGACGACGCTGCTGTCCGCCATCATGGGCGTGCTGCCCTCGCGCGGCCGGGTCAGCTTCCTTGGCCATGACGGGGCATCGCCGTCGATCCAGGACATGGTGGCGCGCGGCATGAGCCTGGTGCCGGAAAAGCGCGCGCTGTTCGCCACCATGAGCGTGGAAGACAATCTGCGGCTCGGCGGCTTCCGCTTCCATTCCCGCTCCAGGCGGGAGCAGGACGCGGCGATGGAGGAGCTCTACGTCCTGTTCCCCCGGCTGAAGGAGCGGCGCGGGCAGATGGCGGCCACCCTGTCGGGCGGCGAGCGGCAGATGCTGGCGCTCGCCCGCGCGCTGATGGGCGGGCCGAAGCTGCTGATGCTGGACGAGCCGTCGCTCGGGCTGGCGCCGCTGATCGTGCGCGAGGTCTTCCGCATCATCTCGGAGCTGCGGCGCAAGGGGGTGTCGATCCTGCTGATCGAGCAGAACGCCCGCGCCGCGCTGCGCGTCGCCGATTACGCCTATGTGCTGGAGCTGGGGCGCATCGCCATGGAGGGGCCGGCGTCGGAACTGGCCCATGATCCCCGCGTGGTGGCGGCCTATCTCGGCATGGCCGGCAAGCATCAGGAGATGCTGGCCTCATGA
- a CDS encoding ABC transporter permease subunit: protein MPKLSPSGWILLALVPLLAAAPLLLPTYQVTLANNIGIFALATLGLVLLTGVAGMTSFGQAAFIGVSAYATAYLATVTAADLPGPLAWMAGSPLAGLAVGLVLTLAIATLLGAVTLRLSGHYLPLGTIAWGLSLFYLFGNLEFLGGHTGLSGIPALSLFGIAFDKAEALFYLIWAILLLAVVATLNLLDSRVGRAIRALRGGQRMSESMGVDSFRAKMTAFLVAALYAGLAGWLYAYTQRFVSPAPFSLQAGIDFLFMALIGGVGQVWGAVIGAAGVTFAKQWLQDLLPHLLGRSGNFEAIVFGLLIVLLMQHLPGGIAGWIAKLFERRRHRPTGAVDDVDLPDAEPLPRRAMPAKGEVVLEAKGITRRFGGLVANRDISFTVRAGEILAVIGPNGAGKSTLFNQLSCVDHPTSGEIRFLGERIDGRTARAMAGAGLSRSFQHVKLLPSMSVLENVAIGAHLRGSKGVAAAALRLDRAEEARLLAEARRQLVRVGLGQYLHAEAGSLALGQQRLLEIARALCADPCLLLLDEPAAGLRFLEKQALAELLVRLRSEGMAILLVEHDMDFVMGLVDRVYVMEFGERIAEGPPETIQTNPAVLEAYLGGIE from the coding sequence ATGCCCAAACTGTCGCCGTCCGGCTGGATCCTGCTGGCGCTGGTGCCGCTGCTGGCCGCCGCCCCGCTGCTGCTGCCGACATATCAGGTCACGCTGGCCAACAACATCGGCATCTTCGCGCTGGCGACGCTCGGCCTCGTCCTGCTGACCGGCGTCGCCGGGATGACCAGCTTCGGTCAGGCCGCCTTCATCGGCGTCAGCGCCTATGCGACGGCCTATCTCGCCACGGTGACCGCCGCCGACCTGCCGGGGCCGCTCGCCTGGATGGCGGGGTCGCCGCTGGCCGGGCTGGCGGTGGGGCTGGTGCTGACGCTCGCCATCGCCACGCTGCTGGGGGCGGTGACGCTGCGGCTGTCGGGCCATTACCTGCCGCTCGGCACCATCGCCTGGGGCCTGTCGCTGTTCTACCTGTTCGGCAATCTGGAATTCCTGGGTGGTCACACCGGCCTGTCCGGCATCCCGGCGCTGAGCCTGTTCGGCATCGCCTTCGACAAGGCGGAGGCGCTGTTCTACCTGATCTGGGCCATTCTGCTGCTGGCGGTGGTGGCGACGCTGAACCTGCTGGACTCCCGCGTCGGCCGCGCCATCCGGGCGTTGCGCGGCGGACAGCGCATGTCGGAATCGATGGGCGTCGACAGCTTTCGCGCCAAGATGACCGCCTTCCTGGTCGCAGCCCTCTATGCCGGGCTGGCCGGCTGGCTCTATGCCTACACCCAGCGTTTCGTCAGCCCGGCCCCCTTCAGCCTGCAGGCCGGCATCGACTTCCTGTTCATGGCGCTGATCGGCGGGGTGGGGCAGGTCTGGGGGGCGGTGATCGGCGCCGCCGGCGTCACCTTCGCCAAGCAATGGCTGCAGGATCTGCTGCCGCACCTGCTGGGCCGCAGCGGCAATTTCGAAGCGATCGTCTTCGGCCTGCTGATCGTGCTGCTGATGCAGCATCTGCCCGGCGGCATCGCCGGCTGGATCGCCAAGCTGTTCGAGCGGCGCCGGCACCGGCCGACGGGGGCGGTGGACGATGTGGATCTTCCCGACGCCGAGCCGCTGCCCCGCCGCGCCATGCCGGCCAAGGGCGAGGTGGTGCTGGAGGCCAAGGGCATCACCCGGCGCTTCGGCGGGCTGGTCGCCAACCGCGACATCAGCTTCACCGTGCGGGCCGGCGAGATCCTGGCGGTGATCGGGCCGAACGGGGCGGGCAAGAGCACGCTGTTCAACCAGCTCTCCTGCGTCGACCATCCGACCTCCGGCGAGATCCGCTTCCTTGGCGAGCGCATCGACGGCCGCACCGCCCGCGCCATGGCCGGCGCCGGCCTCAGCCGCAGCTTCCAGCATGTCAAGCTGCTGCCCAGCATGAGCGTGCTGGAGAATGTCGCCATCGGCGCCCATCTGCGCGGGTCGAAGGGCGTCGCCGCCGCGGCGCTGCGGCTGGACCGCGCGGAAGAGGCGCGGCTGCTGGCGGAGGCGCGGCGCCAGCTGGTCCGCGTCGGGCTCGGCCAATATCTGCATGCCGAGGCTGGCAGCCTGGCACTTGGCCAGCAGCGCCTCCTGGAGATCGCCCGCGCGCTGTGTGCCGATCCCTGCCTGCTGCTGCTCGACGAGCCTGCCGCCGGCCTGCGCTTCCTGGAGAAGCAGGCGCTGGCCGAGCTGCTGGTCCGGCTGCGGTCGGAGGGCATGGCGATCCTGCTGGTCGAGCATGACATGGACTTCGTCATGGGGCTGGTCGACCGCGTCTATGTCATGGAGTTCGGCGAGCGCATCGCCGAGGGACCGCCCGAGACGATCCAGACCAACCCGGCCGTCCTCGAAGCCTATCTGGGAGGGATCGAATGA
- a CDS encoding branched-chain amino acid ABC transporter permease: MNFQIVMLLGQDGITNGAIYALLALSILLVFTVTRILLIPQGEFVAFAALTMAAMQGGTPVRLGWLLLALAAAAMVMDIHAVWRRDGRPAVRLGSALGLAYAAALTALTTLVPLADMGVAVQALVTMALIVPLGLALYRVFYQPIAAAHPLVLLIVSIAVHVVLVGVGLLMFGPEGARTEPFSDGGLRLGMVMLNSQTIWVVAVSLALILGLYLFFERSLYGKALRAAAVNRLGAELVGISPELAGKASFALAALIGSLSGILIAPITTIYYDSGFIISLKGFVGAIIGGLASYPVAALGALLIGQAESFSTFWASSYKEVIVFTLILPVLVWRSLSHHGAEDEE, translated from the coding sequence ATGAATTTCCAGATCGTCATGCTGCTGGGTCAGGACGGAATCACCAACGGCGCCATCTACGCATTGCTGGCGCTGTCGATCCTGCTGGTCTTCACCGTGACCCGCATCCTCCTGATCCCGCAGGGTGAATTCGTCGCCTTCGCCGCCCTGACCATGGCGGCGATGCAGGGCGGGACGCCGGTCCGGCTGGGCTGGCTGCTGCTGGCGCTGGCCGCCGCCGCCATGGTCATGGACATCCACGCCGTCTGGCGGCGCGACGGCCGGCCGGCGGTGCGGCTCGGCTCGGCGCTGGGTTTGGCCTATGCCGCGGCACTGACCGCGCTGACGACATTGGTGCCGCTGGCAGATATGGGCGTCGCCGTGCAGGCGCTGGTGACGATGGCCCTGATCGTGCCGCTGGGCCTCGCGCTCTACCGCGTCTTCTACCAGCCGATCGCCGCGGCGCACCCGCTGGTCCTGCTGATCGTTTCCATCGCCGTGCATGTCGTGCTGGTCGGCGTCGGCCTGCTGATGTTCGGGCCGGAGGGCGCGCGCACCGAACCCTTCTCCGACGGCGGCCTGCGCCTGGGCATGGTGATGCTGAACAGCCAGACCATCTGGGTGGTGGCGGTGTCGCTGGCGCTGATCCTGGGCCTCTACCTGTTCTTCGAGCGCAGCCTCTACGGCAAGGCGCTACGCGCCGCCGCGGTCAACCGGCTGGGGGCCGAGCTGGTCGGCATCTCGCCGGAACTGGCGGGCAAGGCCAGCTTCGCGCTGGCGGCGCTGATCGGCAGCCTGTCGGGCATCCTGATCGCGCCGATCACCACGATCTATTACGACAGCGGCTTCATCATCAGCCTGAAGGGCTTCGTCGGCGCCATCATCGGCGGGCTGGCGAGCTACCCGGTGGCGGCGCTCGGCGCCCTGCTGATCGGGCAGGCCGAATCCTTCTCCACCTTCTGGGCCAGCAGCTACAAGGAGGTCATCGTCTTCACGCTGATCCTTCCGGTGCTGGTCTGGCGCTCCCTCTCCCACCATGGCGCGGAGGACGAGGAATGA
- a CDS encoding ABC transporter substrate-binding protein, with translation MFAKKLAVSLLFGAFAAGAAAQADAQVKIGVVSSSTGPIALVGIPQKNSVPLLPTSVGGQTVQYITLDDGSDPTATVAAFKKLITEEKVDAIIGPSGSPNAMGVIQFAAEAGVPMLAPVGTAAVVLPMTEQKKWVFKTTQNDDLIAEALLEHMAKTGIKSVGFIGTADPYGDNWLKVFGAGAAKRGIKLLASERFQRQDTSLTAQGLKILSASPDAVLIAAPGSSSVLPQTTLYDQGYRGKLYQTHGAALPDFLKLGGKKVEGTILAASLMLVLDQVPDSHPSKKIAGDYVAAYEKLNGSKPATFGANVYDAGLLLERAIPVALKGGEPGSAGFRSALRDALEQVKELPATQGVYTLTPADHSGFDERGRELITVSGGKWTLVK, from the coding sequence GTGTTTGCAAAGAAACTGGCGGTCTCGCTGCTGTTCGGGGCGTTCGCGGCCGGTGCCGCCGCCCAGGCGGACGCGCAGGTGAAGATCGGCGTGGTGAGTTCCTCGACCGGCCCCATCGCGCTGGTCGGCATTCCGCAGAAGAACAGCGTTCCCCTGCTGCCGACCAGCGTCGGCGGCCAGACGGTGCAGTACATCACGCTCGACGACGGCAGCGACCCGACCGCCACCGTCGCCGCCTTCAAGAAGCTGATCACCGAGGAGAAGGTCGACGCCATCATCGGACCGTCGGGCTCGCCCAACGCGATGGGCGTCATCCAGTTCGCCGCCGAGGCCGGCGTGCCGATGCTGGCCCCGGTCGGCACCGCCGCCGTCGTGCTGCCGATGACCGAACAGAAGAAGTGGGTGTTCAAGACCACCCAGAACGACGACCTGATCGCCGAGGCGCTGCTGGAGCATATGGCGAAGACCGGCATCAAGTCGGTCGGCTTCATCGGCACCGCCGATCCCTACGGCGACAACTGGCTGAAGGTGTTCGGCGCGGGCGCGGCCAAGCGCGGGATCAAGCTGCTGGCCAGCGAGCGCTTCCAGCGCCAGGACACCTCGCTGACGGCGCAGGGGCTGAAGATCCTGTCGGCCTCGCCCGACGCGGTGCTGATCGCCGCCCCCGGCAGCTCGTCGGTGCTGCCGCAGACGACGCTGTATGACCAGGGCTATCGCGGCAAGCTCTACCAGACCCATGGCGCGGCGCTGCCCGACTTCCTCAAGCTGGGCGGCAAGAAGGTGGAGGGCACGATCCTGGCCGCCAGCCTGATGCTGGTGCTGGACCAGGTGCCCGACAGCCATCCGTCCAAGAAGATCGCCGGCGACTATGTCGCCGCCTACGAGAAGCTGAACGGTTCCAAGCCCGCCACCTTCGGCGCCAACGTCTATGACGCCGGCCTGCTGCTGGAGCGCGCCATCCCGGTCGCACTGAAGGGCGGCGAGCCGGGGTCCGCCGGCTTCCGCAGCGCGCTGCGCGACGCGCTGGAACAGGTGAAGGAGCTGCCGGCGACCCAGGGCGTCTACACCCTGACCCCGGCCGACCACAGCGGCTTCGACGAGCGCGGCCGCGAGCTGATCACCGTGTCCGGCGGCAAGTGGACGCTGGTGAAGTGA
- a CDS encoding amidase, with amino-acid sequence MTIFVQTLDIAATDANADAPAAAAGEARPTVAIKDTIDIAGTPTRAGSRSLEDAPPAALHAEVVGNLLAAGWRIAGKTTMHELAFGTTGINRWAGTAPNPDFPDFVPGGSSSGSAAAVAAGMVDASVGTDTGGSVRIPAACCGVFGLKPTFGRVSRRGVMPARSTLDCVGPFAADMDSLVACMAAIDPSFGPLPALDDIGGSVTIGLLETDADAGIAAAVRTAVGAAGLPVEAVTLTGMRAAFEAGLSVINAETWAACAALVETGLVGEDVAVRLRNAARTTVEEVARAEEVRAAFTAEVDALLERVAVIALPTMAGPPPLVAEAGDTSRLVRMTTLVRPFNLSGHPAIAIPLAPIDGAPASLQLVAAKGADELLCAVATLIAGHIADRLPKTG; translated from the coding sequence ATGACGATCTTCGTTCAAACGCTGGACATCGCCGCCACTGACGCCAATGCCGACGCCCCCGCCGCAGCGGCCGGCGAAGCCCGGCCCACCGTGGCGATCAAGGACACCATCGACATCGCCGGGACGCCGACCCGCGCCGGCAGCCGGTCGCTGGAGGACGCCCCGCCGGCCGCATTGCATGCCGAGGTGGTGGGCAACCTGCTGGCCGCCGGCTGGCGGATCGCCGGCAAGACCACGATGCACGAGCTGGCCTTCGGCACCACCGGCATCAACCGCTGGGCCGGCACCGCGCCGAACCCGGACTTCCCCGATTTCGTGCCCGGCGGCTCATCCAGCGGATCGGCCGCTGCCGTCGCCGCAGGCATGGTTGACGCTTCGGTAGGCACCGACACCGGCGGATCGGTGCGCATCCCGGCCGCCTGCTGCGGCGTCTTCGGGCTGAAGCCGACCTTCGGCCGGGTCAGCCGCCGGGGCGTGATGCCGGCCCGCAGCACGCTGGACTGCGTCGGCCCCTTCGCCGCCGACATGGACTCCCTGGTCGCCTGCATGGCCGCCATCGACCCGAGCTTCGGCCCGCTGCCGGCACTCGACGACATTGGCGGCAGCGTCACCATCGGCCTGCTGGAGACGGACGCCGATGCCGGGATCGCGGCAGCGGTGCGAACAGCGGTCGGAGCCGCCGGCCTGCCGGTCGAAGCGGTCACGCTGACCGGCATGCGCGCCGCCTTCGAGGCCGGGCTGTCGGTCATCAATGCCGAGACCTGGGCCGCCTGCGCCGCGCTGGTCGAGACCGGCCTTGTCGGCGAGGACGTCGCCGTCCGGCTGCGCAATGCCGCCCGCACCACGGTGGAGGAGGTGGCGCGGGCCGAGGAGGTGCGCGCCGCCTTCACCGCCGAGGTCGACGCGCTGCTGGAGCGTGTCGCGGTCATCGCCCTGCCGACCATGGCCGGCCCGCCGCCGCTGGTGGCCGAGGCCGGCGACACCAGCCGGCTGGTCCGCATGACGACGCTGGTCCGCCCCTTCAACCTGTCCGGCCATCCGGCCATCGCCATCCCGCTCGCTCCCATCGACGGCGCGCCGGCCAGCCTGCAGCTGGTCGCCGCCAAGGGAGCGGACGAGCTGCTGTGTGCGGTCGCAACCCTCATCGCTGGCCACATCGCCGACCGATTGCCCAAAACCGGCTAA
- a CDS encoding acyl-CoA dehydrogenase family protein, whose amino-acid sequence MLAALPVQTPDDGRSFDDALLAELLSEIRGRRAEFEQQQFLSQDIVERYRKLGVYRALVARRFGGDERSPAEFCRLVERIAEADGSAGWVASFGIGAVYLSALPLDTLRTLYARGPDLVFAGGIFPPQPAAFVDGGLKVKGRWSWASGCMGADIIGVGIAPKNSDGTGGLPRMAVMPRAAVSIERNWDVVGLLGTGSHDLVVDDVVVPEEWTFVRGGKSALDEPLYRYPTLAFAAQVLSVVSLGIARAALDELRAMGSRASVTGAPKLGERVASQLETARLEAELRAARSWFYGAIEEVWQCLLAGDEPAPDQVSMLRLSATHATRTAADVTRRAQMLTGMAGVYERCPIARHVRDVQMITQHAFLGDVTYQNAGAMLFGLSPLPGYL is encoded by the coding sequence ATGTTGGCTGCTCTGCCGGTGCAGACACCTGACGACGGCCGGAGCTTCGACGACGCTCTGCTTGCCGAACTTCTGAGCGAGATCCGCGGCCGGCGTGCCGAATTCGAACAGCAGCAGTTCCTCTCCCAGGACATCGTCGAACGTTACCGCAAGCTCGGCGTCTACCGCGCCCTGGTCGCCCGGCGCTTCGGCGGCGACGAACGCTCGCCCGCCGAGTTCTGCCGGCTGGTGGAGCGCATCGCCGAGGCCGACGGTTCGGCCGGCTGGGTCGCAAGCTTCGGCATCGGCGCGGTCTACCTGTCGGCGCTGCCGCTCGACACGCTGCGCACGCTCTATGCCCGCGGCCCCGACCTCGTCTTCGCCGGCGGCATCTTCCCGCCGCAGCCGGCGGCCTTCGTCGACGGCGGCCTGAAGGTGAAGGGCCGTTGGAGCTGGGCCAGCGGCTGCATGGGCGCCGACATCATCGGCGTCGGCATCGCCCCGAAGAACAGCGACGGCACCGGAGGCCTGCCGCGCATGGCGGTGATGCCGCGCGCCGCGGTCTCCATCGAACGCAACTGGGACGTCGTCGGCCTGCTCGGCACCGGCAGCCACGACCTCGTGGTCGATGACGTGGTGGTGCCGGAGGAGTGGACCTTCGTGCGCGGCGGCAAGTCGGCGCTAGACGAGCCGCTCTACCGCTACCCGACGCTGGCCTTCGCCGCGCAGGTGCTGTCGGTGGTCTCGCTCGGCATCGCGCGGGCCGCGCTGGACGAGCTGCGCGCGATGGGCTCCCGCGCATCCGTCACCGGCGCGCCGAAGCTGGGCGAGCGTGTCGCCTCCCAGCTGGAGACCGCGAGGCTGGAGGCCGAGCTGCGCGCCGCCCGCTCCTGGTTCTACGGCGCCATCGAGGAGGTGTGGCAGTGCCTGCTGGCCGGGGACGAGCCGGCCCCGGATCAGGTCAGCATGCTGCGCCTGTCGGCCACCCACGCCACCCGCACCGCCGCCGACGTGACGCGCCGGGCGCAGATGCTGACCGGCATGGCCGGCGTCTACGAGCGCTGCCCGATCGCCCGCCATGTCCGCGACGTGCAGATGATCACCCAGCACGCCTTCCTTGGCGACGTCACCTACCAGAATGCCGGGGCCATGCTGTTCGGCCTGTCCCCCCTGCCCGGCTACCTCTGA
- a CDS encoding IacB protein — translation MSDKKPLRVLFCIGVNQNFFDATADEAKQVWGAFSAMMRGIGELPGVTVLGNMDDDQIMVGPSANWPWTTYVLADVPDIETVTAACNLFRVTPVGDGTFKLWKYCRVEARVGRELVIPQ, via the coding sequence ATGAGCGACAAGAAGCCCCTGCGCGTCCTGTTCTGCATCGGCGTCAACCAGAACTTCTTCGACGCGACGGCGGACGAGGCCAAGCAGGTGTGGGGCGCCTTCTCCGCCATGATGCGCGGCATCGGCGAGCTGCCGGGCGTGACGGTGCTGGGCAACATGGACGACGACCAGATCATGGTCGGCCCGTCGGCCAACTGGCCCTGGACCACCTATGTGCTGGCCGACGTGCCGGACATCGAGACGGTCACCGCCGCCTGCAACCTGTTCCGCGTCACGCCGGTCGGCGACGGCACCTTCAAGCTGTGGAAATATTGCCGCGTCGAGGCCCGCGTCGGCCGCGAGCTGGTGATCCCGCAATGA
- a CDS encoding nuclear transport factor 2 family protein — MTLPLPADLAVRLARFEAEAAVRACMVRYMALCDALGPATPLDELAGLFTVDAVWEGIGEKYAKTFGRIAGRAALREMFAGYMVEPSHFALNVHFLTSELIRTTGPETAEGTWIMLQTSTFASGASHLNAARLTVDFRLEDGAWRMSHFRTENLFSRPVDGWNRPDPVPVPAPIPAPE, encoded by the coding sequence ATGACACTGCCCCTCCCCGCCGATTTGGCCGTGCGCCTCGCGCGGTTCGAGGCGGAGGCCGCGGTCCGCGCCTGCATGGTCCGCTACATGGCGCTGTGCGACGCGCTGGGCCCGGCCACGCCGCTGGACGAGCTCGCCGGCCTGTTCACCGTCGACGCGGTGTGGGAGGGCATCGGCGAGAAATACGCCAAGACCTTCGGCCGGATCGCCGGCCGCGCGGCCCTGCGGGAGATGTTCGCCGGATACATGGTCGAACCCTCCCACTTCGCGCTGAACGTCCATTTCCTGACCTCCGAACTGATCCGGACCACAGGCCCGGAAACGGCCGAGGGCACATGGATCATGCTGCAGACCTCGACCTTCGCCAGCGGCGCCTCGCACCTGAACGCCGCCCGGCTGACGGTGGATTTCCGCCTGGAGGATGGCGCGTGGCGCATGAGCCATTTCCGCACCGAAAACCTGTTCAGCCGCCCGGTCGACGGCTGGAACCGCCCCGATCCGGTCCCGGTCCCGGCCCCGATCCCGGCCCCAGAGTGA